GTGGTGATCGCCTCGGTCGCAGGGATGCGGTAGCTCGTCGTGGTCATGTCCCCAGTAAAACAGACGTCACGACGGCGCCCACCAGCCTGTCCGGATAGCGGACAGCCGTGGATGGTGACCGTCCGCTTTTCCCCGGGGCGCGGAGGATTTCACGCACACGGCTGTGACCTGCGCCGATACGGCCGCACCGGGGCCGCGGCCCGGGTCGGGTGTGGTCCGGGGGCGGTCGCCGTCTGTGGCCAAGGCCACGATCTTCGCTCCGGCGGGGGCCACGGCCCCTGCGGCGCCCGGCGCCCCGGCCGGCCGCCCGGCCCGTGGACGGGACCGCGTCACGGGGCCGAACGCGGGGGCTCCGGCGGGCCGTAATACCCTCGCATCATGCTTGACGCCCTGACGGTCGCGGTCGCCGTGTCCGCGCTCGCCCTTGCCGCCTGGTGCGGTTTCGCCGCCATCCGGGACCAGCCGACGAAGGACTGGCACTTCATCGGGATGGCCGTCGTCTCGGTACTGGCGCTGGCGCAGCTGGTGGTCGGGATCGTGCAGCTGGCCCGCGGCGAGCGGCCCGAGCAGGGGATGACGATCTTCATCGCCTATCTGATCGGTGCCTTCGCGGCCGTGCCCGCGGCCGGCTTCCTGTCGCTGACCGAGCGGACCCGCTGGGGTTCGGTGACGGTGGCGGCGGGGGCGGTCGTGCTGGCCGTCCTCGAAGTGCGGCTCTACGACATCTGGGGAAACTGACCGTGACCGACACCGATCGCACCGCCGAGGGCGCCCGCAGGCAGCCGTTCGAACTCGGCACCGGGCCGGGGCGCGTACTGGTCTGGTTCTACGGGGTGTTCACCGTGGCCGCCGCCTCCCGTTCGATCGTCCAGATGATCCTGGACTTCGACAGGGCGCCGCTGGCCTACGTGCTGTCCGCCGTCGCCGCCGTCGTGTACGGCTTCATCACGTACTCACTGGTGCGGGGTGGGGAGAAGGCACGCAGGGCGGCGCTGGTGTGCTGCGCCGCCGAGCTCGTCGGCGTGCTCGTCGTCGGTACGTGGACGATGGTGGAGCCCTCGGCCTTCCCCGACGCCACCGTCTGGTCGGACTTCGGGACCGGTTACCTGCTCATCCCGGTGATCCTGCCGGTCACCGGGATGATCTGGCTGCGTCGCGCGAAGAGCGCGTAACCACCCGCGTACGACGTCCTGTCAGGCGCTCGCCACGTAGGCGGGTGCGGCGGCGTCCTTCTCCAGCAGGATCAGCCGGACACCGTCCTGCCCGGTGGTGTCCCCCACTCGTGCGTACCCCTCCCGGCGGTACAGCCGCAGGTTGCCCTCGCTCCGGTGCCCCGTGTGGAGCCGGAAGCGGGTGGCCGCGCGACCGGCCGTGAGACCCGACTCCGCGGCGCGCAGCAGACGGGCGCCGAGGCCGTGTCCCTGGAGCCGGGGATGGACGCAGAGCTTGCCGATCTGTCCGGTGCCGTCCGCGTCGGCCACGCCGCGTACCGAGCCCACGACTTCGTCGCCGAGCCGGGCCACGAACACCAGGTCCGTCTCGACTTCCTCGCGGACCGAGTCGAGGGTCTGCACGAGGGGGTCGATCCGGTAGTTGCCGTAGAGCTCCGCCTCGCTCTGGAAACAGAGGTATCGGAGTTTGAATATCTGCTCGACGTCCTGTGTGGTCGCCGCCGAGATGGTCACGCTCATGCCCATGTGTGCATGCCTCCCGCTCACCTGATCCGCCGGTTGTCTACCGCTCCTTTCCCCGCAGTTCAGGAGCTACAACCTCCGCCGCGAGCATTCTGCGCAGACATCCAAGGCATCGGGAACGCATCGGACCCAAACTCCCCTGTGACATACCCAACCTTCCTGCGATTTCCCGGTAGGTCGGATCGGTGGGGGAAAGCATCGCCTCCAGCAGCCGAGGGCATCCTCCGGGCAGGCGTTCCAGTGCCGTGCGTAACACCCGCCGGGTGTCGGCGCCGAGGGCGCTGCGTTCCGGGCAGCCGTAGGCGTCCGCGGCGGGTTCGGCGCTGCCGTACGGGTACTCGTGACGGGCCGTCCGCCGGGTGCGCCGGGCCTCCGCGCGTACGGCGTCACGTACCCAGCGGGCCGGGTCGCCGGGCGGCCCCTGCGCCGCGAGGCGCTCGAACAGCCGGAGCCATACGGCCTGTTCGAGGTCGGCGGGATCGGCGGAAGCGGCCTGGGCCTCGGCCTTCGCCTCCGCGCGGACCAGCGGGAGCAGGGCCCGGACGACGGCCGGTCCGGCCGGGGGCGGGGCATGATCGATAAGCGTCATGCCCCACCCGACGTGCCGCGCGGGCGGCCGGTTGCCGTGTGCGGGGAGCGCCACCCGACCGGGGTCCGCCCGGCCGGGTGCTGACGTCGGGGCGGGGCCCGGCCGGCCCCTGCGTGTCAGTCCCGGGAGAAGTCGGCCGCGGCGAGCAGCGCGGTGTCCGGGTTGTCGGAGAACACGCCGTCGATGCCGGCCTCGAAGTACGTCCGGAACGCGCCGAACGCGTCGCCGTACGCGGCGGGGTCGGTGCCGCGGCGGAACTCGGCGGGCAGGAAGCTGTTCTCGTTGCGCATCGTGTACGGGTGCAGGATCAGGTCCTGCGCGTGTGCGTCCCGCACGAGGGTGGTCGGCGTGGTGAGCCGTCCGGCGGCGTCCTTGGGGATGATCAGGTCCAGCGTGGGGCCGATGCCCTGCGCGAAGGACGCCATCCACTTGAGACCGGCGGGCTGCACCAGTTCGGCGACGGTACGCGGGTCGTCGGCCTCCACGAAGTCCCAGGGGCGCGTCGCGGCGCCGGACAGCAGGACGACCCGGGGGGTGGCGACGAGCTTCGACAGCCGCTGCATCGAGCTCGGCTCGAAGGACTGCAGGATGAGCGGGGAGTGCGCGCGGTGCCGGCCGTGGCGGCGCAGCAGCCGCGCGAGCGGCTCCTCCAGGCCGAGGCCCAGGGACCGGAAGTACGTGGGGTGCTTGGTCTCGACGTACAGCCATACGGGTGCTCCGCGCCGGCGCCCTTCCTGGTCGGCCCAGCGCAGGACCTCCTCGAAGGTGGGGATCTCCCAGCGGCCGTCGTAGAGGGTGTTCTCCTGGCGGGTGCCGGGGATGCGCTCCTTGGCCCGGAGCGTCTTCAGTTCGGCGAGGGTGAAGTCCTCGGTGAACCAGCCGGTGAGGGAGACGCCGTCGACCTTCTTCGTCGTCCTGCGGTTCGCGAACTCGGGGTGCTCGGCGACATCCGTGGTGCCGGTGATGTCGTTCTCGTGGCGGCAGACGAGGTGGCCGTCCTTCGTCGGCACGAGGTCCTGTTCGATGATGTGCGCGCCCATGTCCAGGGCCAGCTGGTAGGCGCCGAGGGTGTGCTCGGGCCGGTAGCCGCTCGCGCCGCGGTGGCCTATGACGGTCGGCACGGGCAGGTCGCGGTAGCCGCCGCGCCCGGTGCCACGCCCCTCGGGGCCGCGCTCGGCGGCTGCGGCCGTCCCGGTCAGGCCGAGGGCTGCCGTGCCGAGCACGGCGGCTCCCAGAAGGGTCCGCCTGCCGGGGCTCGTCTGCGCACGCTCTGTCATGAATGCTCCTCGCTGTGATGTCCGGCACCTTGGTCGAGCGAGGCCCGAGCGTAGGCAGCTACGCCATCGGTGGGGCAGCTTCTGGACGAACATGGCGGAAACACACGTCAACACTGCGTATCCACTTCGTGAACCCGATGTGCGATCAGGGAGTACCCGCGAGTATCGTCCTCACCTGCACAGACCCTCGCTTCGCACCCGCCCCGGCCGCCCGGCCACGACACCGGAGGAACCGTTGTCCCGACTCACGGTCATCAAGGCAGTGCTCGGACCGATCCTGCGCCTGATGTTCCGCCCGCAGGTGGAAGGCGCCAAGAACATCCCCGGGACCGGGCCGGTGATCCTCGCGGGCAACCACCTCACGTTCATCGACTCGATGATCATGCCGATCTGCTGCGACCGGCCGGTGTACTACATCGGCAAGGACGAGTACGTCACGGGCAAGGGGCTCAAGGGCCGGCTCATGGCCTGGTTCTTCACCGGCTGCGGCATGATCCCGGTGGACCGGGACGGCGGTCGCGGCGGCGTCGCGGCGCTGATGACGGGCCGCCGGATCCTGGACGAGGGCCACGCCTTCGCGATCTACCCGGAGGGCACCCGCTCCCCCGACGGCCGCCTGTACCGCGGGCGTACGGGCATCGCTCGGCTGACCCTGATGACGGGCGCCCCCGTGGTCCCGTTCGCGATGATCGGCACCGACAAGCTCCAGCCGGGCGGCGCCGGACTGCCGCGCCCCGGCAAGGTCACGGTCCGCTTCGGCGAGCCGATGGAGTTCTCCCGCTACGAGGGCATGGACCGCGACCGCTACGTGCTGCGTGCCGTGACGGACTCCGTCATGGCCGAAGTGATGCGGTTGTCCGGCCAGGAGTACGTCGACATGTACGCCACGAAGGCCAAGGCCGCGTGAGCTGACGCGCTCCGCGTCGCACGGAAGGGCCCGTACCCCGGTCAGGGGGGTACGGGCCCTTCCTCGTGCCGTGCCCGTCGCGCGCTACGGGTGCTCGACACCGTCCTCCAGCTTCTGGCCCCGCAGCAGGAACCAGGCTGCGACGGCCGTCGCCAGCAGTACGGCGGCGCCGATGCCCGCGGCGAACCGCAGCCCCTCGACGAACGCCTCCTGCGCGGCCGACACCAGGGGCGCCGCCTGCGCGGCGGGCAGCGTGGAGGCCACGTCGACGGCGCCGCCCAGTGATTCGTGGGCAGCCGCCGCCGTACCGGAGCCGATTCCGGCCGGGGTCTCGAAACCCTGGTAGACGCCCGTGACGATGGAGCCGAGCAGGGCGATACCGAGGGCGGCGCCGAGTTCGTACGCCGTCTCGGAGACCGCGGACGCGGAGCCGGCCTGGTCCTTGGGAACGGTGGAGAGAATCACGTCGGCGGTGACGGTGAAGGCGAATCCGGCACCGACGCCGACGACCAGCAGCATGACGCCGAGCATCGGGTATCCGGTGTCCTTGCTCAGCAGGGTCACCGAGGCGAGGGCCACCCCGACGGCGGCGAGGCCGCCCGTCACCACCGAGCGTACGGAGTAGCGGCGGGCCGCCACTCCGGCCATCAGTCCGGCGGCCACCGCACCGATGGCCGCGGGCAGTTCGGCGAGGCCCGCCTCCAGCGGGCCGCGGCCCTGGACCAGTTGGAGGAACTGGGAGAGGAAGAAGACCAGTCCGGCCAGGCCGAGAATGGTCAGGAGGTCGGCGAGCACCGCACCCGAGAAGCCCCGGTGGTGGAAGAGCCGCATGTCCAGCAGAGGTGCGGGGAGCTTCAGTTGCCTGCGTACGAACCAGGCGAGCGCTCCCGCCCCGATGACGGCGGACGCCGCCACCTCCCAGCTCGCGCCGTGGGCGGCCAGCTCCTTGATGGCGTACACGACGCCGATCATGCCGACGAGGGAGAGTCCGACACTGGTCAGGTCCCAGGGGCCCGGCGCCGGGTTCTTGGACTCGGGGATCAGCTTGATGCCGACGACGACGAGGACGGCCATCACCGGAAGGTTGATCAGGAAGACCGAGCCCCACCAGAAGTGTTCGAGCAGGAAGCCGCCCATGACGGGGCCGACGGCCGCGCCCGCCGAGGCCATGGCACCCCAGATGCCGATGGCGAGGCTGCGTTCGCGCGGGTCGTGGAAGAGGTTGCGGATCAGGGCGAGGGTGGAGGGCATGAGCGTGGCGCCCGCGACACCGAGCAGCGCCCGCGCCAGGATCATCATCTCCGGGCTGGTGGCGTAGGCGTTGAGCACCGAGACCGCGCCGAAGGCGACGGCGCCGGTCAGCAGCAGCTTCTTGCGGCCGATGCGGTCGCCGAGGCTGCCCATGGAGACGAGCATTCCGGCGATGACGAAGGAGTAGACGTCACCGATCCAGAGCAGCTGCGTGCCGGTGGGTGCGAGGTCCTCGCTGAGGAACGGCGTCGCCAGTCCGAGGACGGTGGCGTCGACGGCCACGAGCAGCACCGCGAGCACGAGGACGGCCAGGGCTAT
The Streptomyces sp. NBC_00234 DNA segment above includes these coding regions:
- a CDS encoding GNAT family N-acetyltransferase; the encoded protein is MGMSVTISAATTQDVEQIFKLRYLCFQSEAELYGNYRIDPLVQTLDSVREEVETDLVFVARLGDEVVGSVRGVADADGTGQIGKLCVHPRLQGHGLGARLLRAAESGLTAGRAATRFRLHTGHRSEGNLRLYRREGYARVGDTTGQDGVRLILLEKDAAAPAYVASA
- a CDS encoding sigma-70 family RNA polymerase sigma factor; the protein is MTLIDHAPPPAGPAVVRALLPLVRAEAKAEAQAASADPADLEQAVWLRLFERLAAQGPPGDPARWVRDAVRAEARRTRRTARHEYPYGSAEPAADAYGCPERSALGADTRRVLRTALERLPGGCPRLLEAMLSPTDPTYREIAGRLGMSQGSLGPMRSRCLGCLRRMLAAEVVAPELRGKER
- a CDS encoding glycerophosphodiester phosphodiesterase, yielding MTERAQTSPGRRTLLGAAVLGTAALGLTGTAAAAERGPEGRGTGRGGYRDLPVPTVIGHRGASGYRPEHTLGAYQLALDMGAHIIEQDLVPTKDGHLVCRHENDITGTTDVAEHPEFANRRTTKKVDGVSLTGWFTEDFTLAELKTLRAKERIPGTRQENTLYDGRWEIPTFEEVLRWADQEGRRRGAPVWLYVETKHPTYFRSLGLGLEEPLARLLRRHGRHRAHSPLILQSFEPSSMQRLSKLVATPRVVLLSGAATRPWDFVEADDPRTVAELVQPAGLKWMASFAQGIGPTLDLIIPKDAAGRLTTPTTLVRDAHAQDLILHPYTMRNENSFLPAEFRRGTDPAAYGDAFGAFRTYFEAGIDGVFSDNPDTALLAAADFSRD
- a CDS encoding lysophospholipid acyltransferase family protein, with protein sequence MSRLTVIKAVLGPILRLMFRPQVEGAKNIPGTGPVILAGNHLTFIDSMIMPICCDRPVYYIGKDEYVTGKGLKGRLMAWFFTGCGMIPVDRDGGRGGVAALMTGRRILDEGHAFAIYPEGTRSPDGRLYRGRTGIARLTLMTGAPVVPFAMIGTDKLQPGGAGLPRPGKVTVRFGEPMEFSRYEGMDRDRYVLRAVTDSVMAEVMRLSGQEYVDMYATKAKAA
- a CDS encoding MFS transporter, translated to MTSIAQNPQTTEIVRRPGRWIALAVLVLAVLLVAVDATVLGLATPFLSEDLAPTGTQLLWIGDVYSFVIAGMLVSMGSLGDRIGRKKLLLTGAVAFGAVSVLNAYATSPEMMILARALLGVAGATLMPSTLALIRNLFHDPRERSLAIGIWGAMASAGAAVGPVMGGFLLEHFWWGSVFLINLPVMAVLVVVGIKLIPESKNPAPGPWDLTSVGLSLVGMIGVVYAIKELAAHGASWEVAASAVIGAGALAWFVRRQLKLPAPLLDMRLFHHRGFSGAVLADLLTILGLAGLVFFLSQFLQLVQGRGPLEAGLAELPAAIGAVAAGLMAGVAARRYSVRSVVTGGLAAVGVALASVTLLSKDTGYPMLGVMLLVVGVGAGFAFTVTADVILSTVPKDQAGSASAVSETAYELGAALGIALLGSIVTGVYQGFETPAGIGSGTAAAAHESLGGAVDVASTLPAAQAAPLVSAAQEAFVEGLRFAAGIGAAVLLATAVAAWFLLRGQKLEDGVEHP